One segment of Tenrec ecaudatus isolate mTenEca1 chromosome 1, mTenEca1.hap1, whole genome shotgun sequence DNA contains the following:
- the CYB561D1 gene encoding putative transmembrane reductase CYB561D1 isoform X2: MALAFCLCMAEAILLISPLYSPFFFCSRKARIRLHWVGQTLAIVCAALGLGFIISSRTRSELPHLVSWHSWVGTLTLLATGGQALCGLCLLCPRAARVSRVARLKLYHLTCGLVVYLMATVTVLLGMNSVWFQAQIKGAAWYLCLALPLYPALVIMHQISSSYLPRKKMEM; the protein is encoded by the exons ATGGCCTTGGCG TTCTGCCTCTGCATGGCGGAGGCCATCCTGCTCATCTCTCCCTTGTACTCCCCGTTCTTCTTCTGCTCCCGAAAGGCTCGGATCCGTCTCCACTGGGTGGGGCAGACCCTGGCCATCGTCTGtgcagccctgggcctgggcttCATCATCTCCAGCAGGACCCGCAGTGAACTGCCCCACCTGGTgtcctggcacagctgggtgggaACTCTGACCCTGCTGGCCACTGGTGGCCAGGCACTGTGTGGACTCTGCCTCCTCTGCCCCCGGGCAGCCAGGGTCTCGAGGGTGGCTCGCCTCAAGCTCTACCATCTGACCTGTGGATTGGTGGTCTACCTGATGGCTACAGTCACGGTGCTTTTGGGCATGAACTCAGTGTGGTTCCAGGCCCAGATCAAAGGTGCAGCCTGGTACCTGTGCCTGGCACTGCCCCTCTACCCAGCCTTGGTGATCATGCACCAGATCTCCAGCTCCTACTTGCCaaggaagaaaatggaaatgtga
- the CYB561D1 gene encoding putative transmembrane reductase CYB561D1 isoform X1 → MQALEVGLVPAPTREPRLTCWLRRGSGILAHLVALGFTVFLTVLSRPGTSLFSWHPVFMALAFCLCMAEAILLISPLYSPFFFCSRKARIRLHWVGQTLAIVCAALGLGFIISSRTRSELPHLVSWHSWVGTLTLLATGGQALCGLCLLCPRAARVSRVARLKLYHLTCGLVVYLMATVTVLLGMNSVWFQAQIKGAAWYLCLALPLYPALVIMHQISSSYLPRKKMEM, encoded by the exons ATGCAAGCCCTGGAGGTAGGTCTGGTTCCCGCTCCAACGAGGGAGCCGAGACTGACGTGCTGGCTGCGGAGAGGCAGCGGGATCTTGGCGCACCTGGTGGCCTTGGGCTTCACCGTCTTTCTGACTGTGCTGTCCCGGCCAGGAACCA gtcttttctcctggcaCCCTGTGTTCATGGCCTTGGCG TTCTGCCTCTGCATGGCGGAGGCCATCCTGCTCATCTCTCCCTTGTACTCCCCGTTCTTCTTCTGCTCCCGAAAGGCTCGGATCCGTCTCCACTGGGTGGGGCAGACCCTGGCCATCGTCTGtgcagccctgggcctgggcttCATCATCTCCAGCAGGACCCGCAGTGAACTGCCCCACCTGGTgtcctggcacagctgggtgggaACTCTGACCCTGCTGGCCACTGGTGGCCAGGCACTGTGTGGACTCTGCCTCCTCTGCCCCCGGGCAGCCAGGGTCTCGAGGGTGGCTCGCCTCAAGCTCTACCATCTGACCTGTGGATTGGTGGTCTACCTGATGGCTACAGTCACGGTGCTTTTGGGCATGAACTCAGTGTGGTTCCAGGCCCAGATCAAAGGTGCAGCCTGGTACCTGTGCCTGGCACTGCCCCTCTACCCAGCCTTGGTGATCATGCACCAGATCTCCAGCTCCTACTTGCCaaggaagaaaatggaaatgtga
- the AMIGO1 gene encoding amphoterin-induced protein 1, which yields MPLQSFLVALLMLPSDTMQPQRDLRGLWLLLLTLFLLLFEASRAGRPMVSCPAACLCASNILSCSKQQLPSVPQALPSYTALLDLSHNNLSRLRAEWTPTRLTHLHTLLLSHNRLNFISSEAFSPVPSLRYLDLSSNQLHTLDESLFSELQVLEVLLLYNNRIAEVDRSAFEDMGQLQKLYLSQNQITRFPLELVKEGTAPSKLTLLDLSSNKLNMLPLPDLQKLPAWIKNGLYLHNNPLKCDCGLYQLFSHWQYRQLSSVTDFHEDLYCKDSKKLYSVFNLSFLNCNEYKEQATEAHLGDRLTIQCDTKQQGMTKVWVTPNNERVLSEVANGTASMSPEGNLVLHHVQVEDGGVYTCYATGEAFNETLSVEIRVHNFTLHGHHETLNTAYTTLVGCILSVVLVLIYLYLTPCRCWCRGGDKPSSHQGDSLSSSMLSTTPNHDPMAGGDKDDGFDRRVAFLEPAGPGQGQNGKLKPGNTLPVPDVTGKGQRRMSDPESVSSVFSDTPIVV from the coding sequence ATGCCCTTGCAGAGCTTCCTTGTGGCCTTGCTCATGCTCCCCAGCGACACTATGCAACCCCAGCGTGACCTGCGAGGCCTCtggctcctgctgctgaccttgtTCCTGCTCCTCTTTGAGGCGTCCAGAGCTGGCCGGCCTATGGTTAGCTGTCCGGCCGCCTGCCTGTGTGCCAGCAACATCCTCAGCTGCTCCAAGCAGCAGCTGCCCAGCGTGCCCCAGGCCCTGCCCAGCTATACGGCCCTGTTGGACCTCAGCCACAACAACCTGAGCCGCCTGCGGGCTGAGTGGACGCCCACCCGCCTGACCCACCTGCACACCCTGCTGCTGAGCCACAACCGCCTGAACTTCATCTCCTCCGAGGCCTTTTCCCCGGTGCCCAGCCTCCGCTACCTAGACCTCTCCTCCAACCAGCTGCACACCCTGGACGAGTCCCTCTTCAGCGAGCTGCAGGTCCTGGAGGTGCTGCTGCTCTACAACAACCGCATCGCAGAGGTGGACCGCAGCGCCTTCGAGGACATGGGCCAGCTGCAGAAACTCTACTTGAGCCAGAACCAGATCACCCGCTTCCCGCTGGAACTGGTCAAGGAAGGCACGGCGCCGTCCAAGCTGACGCTCCTGGACCTCTCCTCCAACAAGCTGAATATGCTGCCCTTGCCTGACCTGCAGAAGCTGCCCGCGTGGATCAAGAACGGGCTGTACCTGCACAACAACCCCCTTAAGTGCGACTGCGGCCTCTACCAGCTCTTCTCCCACTGGCAGTACCGGCAGCTGAGCTCGGTGACGGACTTCCACGAGGATCTCTACTGCAAGGACTCCAAGAAGCTGTACAGCGTCTTCAACCTGAGCTTCCTCAACTGCAACGAGTACAAGGAACAGGCCACGGAGGCCCACCTGGGGGACCGGTTGACCATCCAGTGtgacaccaagcagcaggggatGACGAAGGTATGGGTGACACCAAACAATGAGCGGGTGCTAAGTGAGGTGGCCAATGGGACAGCCAGCATGTCTCCAGAGGGCAACCTTGTTCTCCATCATGTCCAGGTGGAGGACGGGGGGGTGTATACCTGCTACGCCACGGGGGAAGCCTTCAATGAGACGCTGTCTGTGGAGATCCGAGTGCACAATTTCACCTTGCATGGACACCACGAAACCCTGAACACAGCCTACACCACCCTGGTGGGCTGCATCCTCAGCGTGGTCCTGGTCCTTATATACCTGTACCTCACCCCTTGCCGCTGCTGGTGTCGGGGCGGAGACAAGCCTTCCAGCCACCAGGGAGATAGCCTCAGTTCCTCTATGCTCAGTACCACACCCAACCACGACCCTATGGCTGGTGGGGACAAGGATGATGGCTTTGACCGGCGGGTGGCCTTCCTGGAACCTGCTGGACCTGGGCAAGGTCAAAACGGCAAGCTCAAGCCAGGCAACACCCTGCCGGTGCCCGATGTAACAGGCAAGGGCCAGCGGAGGATGTCGGATCCCGAATCTGTCAGCTCGGTGTTCTCCGATACGCCCATTGTGGTGTGA
- the ATXN7L2 gene encoding ataxin-7-like protein 2 isoform X2: protein MKLDCQRPHPVQGQTCTRTSQSEPEWEPRPPWDCPALGAELEENSKNSKKLDAMTLIKEDMSIFGHCPAQDDFYLVVCNHCSQVVKPQAFQKHCERRHGPLSKLYTRVPPPPPAPASSQKCHVVNGQGPACRASGSTRTSSREKGQGSRSRGHQPPEQTQKDNLCLFMPVVNLEKMSSLPKPDGQGIRVAPPSAFLSQPCCPTKDSPGKLPTAPPPKDPPGRENSGASPSEGPSHRGEGSPPEKEPAGARLTPKTHRKMARKECDLNRQCGVVNPETKKICTRLLTCKIHSVHQRREVQGRAKDFDVLVAELKANSRKGESPKEKSPGRKEPVPERTHQDPPAPAQVMSAAAAPSSTFPVRAQQTYLHCALPRSRASSESELDDEGPCGGDGDPGLFPFPLPRGGAHASSEESEEEGISDSLHLLPDCHYATRPPRPQAFCTFGSRLVSPGCYVFSRRLDRFCSALSSMLERHLSSHMWKKIPPAAEPPAHLVSSPLSAPLSPSSMGSCPRLPGPPSRPACPSSIPPTKDSLVPSYPAGSPSVGAACSQAECMGGSQAITSPLPANTPSPSFSKLPPSKASKSSKGKDGPEAEASSRKRKLSPGPTTFKRTCILEPAGKGKPSGCRGLPAKTKTALGMGLNGTVGPRVKRAGPLDCQGVPHQPPTPVKASQLENRGVAGHPAKGLPTNCLSEEEVAKKRRNLATYCRPVKAKHCQAGAPANAACSVRRKKPGPALAFEEKCSTLKSKAH, encoded by the exons GGGCTGAGTTGGAAGAGAACAGCAAAAACTCGAAGAAGTTGGATGCCATGACCCTCATTAAGGAAG ACATGTCCATCTTCGGGCACTGCCCCGCCCAGGACGACTTTTACTTGGTTGTGTGtaaccactgcagccaggtggtGAAGCCTCAAGCTTTCCAGAAGCACTGTG AAAGAAGACACGGGCCCCTCAGCAAGCTTTACACCCGggtcccaccacccccaccagcccCCGCCAGCTCCCAGAAATGCCATGTAGTGAATGGGCAGGGACCAGCTTGTAGGGCCTCAGGTTCCACCAGAacctcctccagggagaagggCCAGGGGTCCCGGAGCCGTGGCCACCAGCCTCCGGAGCAGACCCAGAAGGACAATCTCTG CCTTTTCATGCCTGTGGTGAATCTGGAGAAGATGTCCAGCCTCCCGAAGCCTGATGGACAAGGAATCAGGGTGGCCCCGCCCTCAGCTTTCCTCAGCCAGCCCTGCTGCCCCACCAAGGACTCCCCAGGGAAACTCCCCACAGCACCACCTCCTAAAGACCCCCCGGGCAGGGAGAACAGCGGAGCATCCCCCAGCGAGGGCCCCAGTCACCGGGGCGAAGGCAGCCCCCCTGAGAAGGAGCCTGCTGGGGCCAGACTGACCCCCAAAACCCATCGGAAGATGGCTC GGAAGGAGTGTGACCTCAACAGGCAGTGTGGCGTAGTGAATCCAGAAACCAAAAAGATCTGCACCCGCTTGTTGACCTGCAAG ATCCACTCTGTGCATCAGCGCCGGGAGGTCCAGGGTCGGGCCAAAGACTTTGACGTACTGGTGGCAGAGCTGAAGGCCAACTCACGCAAAGGGGAGTCTCCCAAGGAGAAGAGCCCAGGGCGCAAGGAGCCTGTTCCCGAGCGCACCCACCAGgatccccctgcccctgcccaggtCATGTCTGCGGCAGCTGCTCCCAGCAGCACCTTCCCCGTTCGGGCCCAGCAGACCTACCTACACTGTGCACTGCCCAG GTCCCGGGCCTCCTCTGAGAGTGAGCTGGATGATGAAGGCCCCTGTGGGGGCGATGGGGACCCAGGTCTgttccccttccccctgccccggGGTGGGGCCCACGCCTCCAGCgaggagagtgaggaggaggGGATATCCGACAGCCTCCACCTCCTCCCTGACTGCCATTATGCAACCCGGCCCCCTCGGCCACAGGCG TTCTGCACCTTTGGGAGCCGGCTCGTGAGCCCAGGATGCTACGTGTTTAGCCGCCGGCTGGACCGGTTCTGCTCCGCACTCAGCTCCATGCTGGAACGGCACCTCAGCTCACACATGTGGAA gAAGATCCCGCCTGCGGCTGAGCCTCCAGCCCACCTTGTCAGCTCCCCTCTGTCTGCCCCCCTGAGCCCATCCTCCATGGGCAGCTGCCCCCGCCTTCCAGGGCCACCCTCCAGACCTGCCTGCCCGTCCTCTATACCCCCCACCAAGGACAGCCTTGTCCCCAGCTACCCTGCAGGCTCTCCCAGTGTGGGAGCCGCCTGCAGTCAAGCGGAGTGCATGGGTGGAAGCCAGGCCATCACCTCACCACTGCCTGCCAACACGCCCTCCCCCTCCTTCAGCAAACTCCCACCTTCCAAGGCCAGCAAGTCATCCAAAGGCAAGGACGGGCCCGAGGCAGAGGCCTCCTCTCGGAAGCGGAAGTTATCCCCTGGCCCCACCACTTTCAAACGGACCTGCATCCTGGAGCCCGCTGGAAAGGGCAAACCATCCGGTTGCCGGGGCCTCCCTGCCAAGACTAAAACAGCCCTGGGCATGGGGCTCAATGGGACGGTGGGGCCCAGGGTGAAGCGGGCAGGGCCCCTGGACTGTCAGGGTGTCCCTCACCAGCCTCCCACACCGGTCAAGGCTTCTCAGCTGGAGAACCGGGGAGTGGCTGGACACCCAGCCAAGGGCCTGCCGACCAATTGCCTCTCCGAGGAGGAGGTCGCCAAAAAGCGGAGAAACCTGGCCACTTACTGCCGGCCTGTGAAGGCCAAGCACTGTCAAGCTGGCGCCCCTGCCAACGCAGCCTGCTCTGTGCGCCGGAAGAAGCCGGGCCCAGCCCTGGCCTTTGAGGAGAAGTGCTCCACGCTGAAG TCAAAAGCCCATTAA
- the ATXN7L2 gene encoding ataxin-7-like protein 2 isoform X1 → MAVRERAAAAMAALERRVPSLDDFAGQSWSSWLERADLPAADGAELEENSKNSKKLDAMTLIKEDMSIFGHCPAQDDFYLVVCNHCSQVVKPQAFQKHCERRHGPLSKLYTRVPPPPPAPASSQKCHVVNGQGPACRASGSTRTSSREKGQGSRSRGHQPPEQTQKDNLCLFMPVVNLEKMSSLPKPDGQGIRVAPPSAFLSQPCCPTKDSPGKLPTAPPPKDPPGRENSGASPSEGPSHRGEGSPPEKEPAGARLTPKTHRKMARKECDLNRQCGVVNPETKKICTRLLTCKIHSVHQRREVQGRAKDFDVLVAELKANSRKGESPKEKSPGRKEPVPERTHQDPPAPAQVMSAAAAPSSTFPVRAQQTYLHCALPRSRASSESELDDEGPCGGDGDPGLFPFPLPRGGAHASSEESEEEGISDSLHLLPDCHYATRPPRPQAFCTFGSRLVSPGCYVFSRRLDRFCSALSSMLERHLSSHMWKKIPPAAEPPAHLVSSPLSAPLSPSSMGSCPRLPGPPSRPACPSSIPPTKDSLVPSYPAGSPSVGAACSQAECMGGSQAITSPLPANTPSPSFSKLPPSKASKSSKGKDGPEAEASSRKRKLSPGPTTFKRTCILEPAGKGKPSGCRGLPAKTKTALGMGLNGTVGPRVKRAGPLDCQGVPHQPPTPVKASQLENRGVAGHPAKGLPTNCLSEEEVAKKRRNLATYCRPVKAKHCQAGAPANAACSVRRKKPGPALAFEEKCSTLKSKAH, encoded by the exons GGGCTGAGTTGGAAGAGAACAGCAAAAACTCGAAGAAGTTGGATGCCATGACCCTCATTAAGGAAG ACATGTCCATCTTCGGGCACTGCCCCGCCCAGGACGACTTTTACTTGGTTGTGTGtaaccactgcagccaggtggtGAAGCCTCAAGCTTTCCAGAAGCACTGTG AAAGAAGACACGGGCCCCTCAGCAAGCTTTACACCCGggtcccaccacccccaccagcccCCGCCAGCTCCCAGAAATGCCATGTAGTGAATGGGCAGGGACCAGCTTGTAGGGCCTCAGGTTCCACCAGAacctcctccagggagaagggCCAGGGGTCCCGGAGCCGTGGCCACCAGCCTCCGGAGCAGACCCAGAAGGACAATCTCTG CCTTTTCATGCCTGTGGTGAATCTGGAGAAGATGTCCAGCCTCCCGAAGCCTGATGGACAAGGAATCAGGGTGGCCCCGCCCTCAGCTTTCCTCAGCCAGCCCTGCTGCCCCACCAAGGACTCCCCAGGGAAACTCCCCACAGCACCACCTCCTAAAGACCCCCCGGGCAGGGAGAACAGCGGAGCATCCCCCAGCGAGGGCCCCAGTCACCGGGGCGAAGGCAGCCCCCCTGAGAAGGAGCCTGCTGGGGCCAGACTGACCCCCAAAACCCATCGGAAGATGGCTC GGAAGGAGTGTGACCTCAACAGGCAGTGTGGCGTAGTGAATCCAGAAACCAAAAAGATCTGCACCCGCTTGTTGACCTGCAAG ATCCACTCTGTGCATCAGCGCCGGGAGGTCCAGGGTCGGGCCAAAGACTTTGACGTACTGGTGGCAGAGCTGAAGGCCAACTCACGCAAAGGGGAGTCTCCCAAGGAGAAGAGCCCAGGGCGCAAGGAGCCTGTTCCCGAGCGCACCCACCAGgatccccctgcccctgcccaggtCATGTCTGCGGCAGCTGCTCCCAGCAGCACCTTCCCCGTTCGGGCCCAGCAGACCTACCTACACTGTGCACTGCCCAG GTCCCGGGCCTCCTCTGAGAGTGAGCTGGATGATGAAGGCCCCTGTGGGGGCGATGGGGACCCAGGTCTgttccccttccccctgccccggGGTGGGGCCCACGCCTCCAGCgaggagagtgaggaggaggGGATATCCGACAGCCTCCACCTCCTCCCTGACTGCCATTATGCAACCCGGCCCCCTCGGCCACAGGCG TTCTGCACCTTTGGGAGCCGGCTCGTGAGCCCAGGATGCTACGTGTTTAGCCGCCGGCTGGACCGGTTCTGCTCCGCACTCAGCTCCATGCTGGAACGGCACCTCAGCTCACACATGTGGAA gAAGATCCCGCCTGCGGCTGAGCCTCCAGCCCACCTTGTCAGCTCCCCTCTGTCTGCCCCCCTGAGCCCATCCTCCATGGGCAGCTGCCCCCGCCTTCCAGGGCCACCCTCCAGACCTGCCTGCCCGTCCTCTATACCCCCCACCAAGGACAGCCTTGTCCCCAGCTACCCTGCAGGCTCTCCCAGTGTGGGAGCCGCCTGCAGTCAAGCGGAGTGCATGGGTGGAAGCCAGGCCATCACCTCACCACTGCCTGCCAACACGCCCTCCCCCTCCTTCAGCAAACTCCCACCTTCCAAGGCCAGCAAGTCATCCAAAGGCAAGGACGGGCCCGAGGCAGAGGCCTCCTCTCGGAAGCGGAAGTTATCCCCTGGCCCCACCACTTTCAAACGGACCTGCATCCTGGAGCCCGCTGGAAAGGGCAAACCATCCGGTTGCCGGGGCCTCCCTGCCAAGACTAAAACAGCCCTGGGCATGGGGCTCAATGGGACGGTGGGGCCCAGGGTGAAGCGGGCAGGGCCCCTGGACTGTCAGGGTGTCCCTCACCAGCCTCCCACACCGGTCAAGGCTTCTCAGCTGGAGAACCGGGGAGTGGCTGGACACCCAGCCAAGGGCCTGCCGACCAATTGCCTCTCCGAGGAGGAGGTCGCCAAAAAGCGGAGAAACCTGGCCACTTACTGCCGGCCTGTGAAGGCCAAGCACTGTCAAGCTGGCGCCCCTGCCAACGCAGCCTGCTCTGTGCGCCGGAAGAAGCCGGGCCCAGCCCTGGCCTTTGAGGAGAAGTGCTCCACGCTGAAG TCAAAAGCCCATTAA